In Candidatus Manganitrophus morganii, the genomic window GATCGGTTTACGATGCGCAGCACGAAGACGAGCTCCCCGGGAAGCTGGTCCGAAACGAGGGGGACCTCCCGACCGGCGATCCCGCCGTCGATGAAGCCTACGACGGCGCGGGGGCGACCTATGATCTCTACATGGAAATCTTCGAGCGAAATTCAATCGACGACCGCGGAATGCGGTTGATCTCGACCGTCCACTTCCTCAAAGGCTACGACAACGCCTTTTGGAACGGCCAGCAGATGGTCTACGGCGACGGCGACGAAGACATGCCGGAGCAAGACCGCCTCTGGAACCGGTTTACCTCCTCGATCGATGTGATCGGGCACGAGCTGACCCACGGCGTGACGCAATTCGAGGCGAACCTCGCCTACCGGTTTCAGTCGGGAGCGCTGAATGAATCGATGTCCGATGTCTTCGGCTCGCTCGTCAAGCAGCGGACCCAAAACCAAACCGCCGACCGGGCCGACTGGCTGATCGGAGAAGGTCTCTTCACGTCAAACGTGAATGCAACCGCAATCCGGTCGATGAAGGCGCCGGGGAGCGCCTACGATGATCCCGTCCTCGGAAAAGATCCGCAACCGGCCCACATGAAGGATTACAAGAAGCTCGCCTTCTGGGAGGATAACGGCGGCGTTCACATTAACTCGGGGATCCCGAACCATGCCTTCTACCGAGTGGCAACGGAGCTTGGCGGCCACGCCTGGGAAAAAGCGGGGATGATCTGGTATGTCGCCCTGCGGGATCGAATTCGATGGAACTCGGGGTTTCAGAGCGCTGCGAATCATACCTTCCAAGTAGCCGGGGAGCTCTTCGGTCCGGGGAGCAAGGAACAGCAAGCGGTGAAAAACGGCTGGTCTCAGGTTGGGATTAATATCGAGGTAAAGCTGAAGAAGGCCGCGGCCTGAATCCCGCAGACCGGAGGCGCGAGGAACATGGACAACTATCGGCCGAAAGCTTCCATCCGACCGCTTTTCCCCGCTCTGCTCCTCTCCCTTCTGATCGCCCTTCAAGGCTGCGGAAAAAGCCTCGGCCCTGAAGGGGAAGGATTCTTCCGGAAGGAGCGCGACGTGCAGGTCCGCTTCGTGCGCTCCGGCGGGCTGGCCGGGATGAGGACGGCCGCCGCCTTCGATTCGGAATCGCTCCCGGAAGAGGAAGAAAAGCGCCTTCGCGATTTGATCGACCGCGCCGGCTTCTTCGGCCTTCCGGAGGAGATTCCCGGCCCGGCCCGGCCCGACGAATTCCGCTACAGCATCACCGTCGAGATCGACGGCAAGCAACACCGCGTCCGCACCACCGAGACCGCCGCTCCGGAGCAATTAAGACCGCTGATCGAGTGGCTCAACGAAGCCGCAAAAAGGGAGACGGCGCGCACCGGTTGAGGAGCCGCTTCGGTTGTGGTACCGTGATTAAAAGGGCGCTTGATGATTCTCGTCCGAGAAGCGCTTGATCACGCTTCAGCTTACGTAAGGAAAATAGAGAGATGAAGAGGGAATTAATCTATATGCTGGTTTGGGTCTTGGCCCTTTCCGGCGCCATCGACTCTGCAGCAGCCGCCCCGCTTGTTCAAGAGTACCCGGTGCCGCGCGGGTCGCGGCCGCACGATGTCGCCCCGGCACCGGACGGCGCGGTCTGGTACACGGCACAGGGTTCCGGCGAGTTAGGCCGTCTCGATCCGGCCACGGGGAAGACGGTCCACATCCCGCTCGGCGAGGGGTCGCGCCCGCACGGGGTGATCGTCGGCCCCGACGGCGCTCCCTGGATCACCGACAGCGGCCTGAATGCCATTGTTCGGGTCGATCCGGCCACCCACGCCGTTAAGAGCTTTCCCCTCCCGCCGGGGAGAAGCAACGCCAATCTCAACACCGCGACGTTCGACCGCCAGGGGATCCTCTGGTTCACCGGCCAGAACGGCATTTACGGATGTCTTGAGCCGACGTCGGGGCGGATGGAAGTTTTCGACGCGCCGAAGGGACGGGGACCGTACGGCATTGCGACCGCGCCCGACGGCAGCGTCTACTACGTCTCGCTCGCCGGGAGTTATCTCGCGAAGATCGATCCGAAAACCGGGAAGGCGACGGTGATTGCGCCGCCGACGCCCGATCAGGGAGCGCGGCGGGTCTGGTCCGACTCCCTCGGGCGGCTCTGGATCAGCGAATGGAACGCCGGGAAGGTGGGAATGTACGATCCGGCGAAAAATCAATGGAAGGAGTGGCACGCCCCCGGCGAGAGTCCGAAAATTTATTCGATCTTCGTCGATGAGAAAGATCAGGTCTGGGTGAGCGATTTCAGCGCGAACGCGTTCATGCGCTTCGATCCGGCGAAGGAGACGTTTGAAGTGATCCCCATTCCGAGCGCCGGCGCCGCGGTCCGGCAGATGCTCGGCCGGCCCGGCGAGATCTGGGGGGCGGAGTCGGGAACCGATCAGCTCATCGTCGTTCGGACCCAGTAGCCCTTCCCGGCGTGACAACGACTTAAACGTTTCAGGCCGACATCAGCGCCTCCGGGCGGCCGAATAAAAAGCCCTGGCCGAGATCGATCCCCATCTCCCGGACGAGGGTCAATTCCTGTTCGGTCTCAATCCCCTCCGCAATCATCCCCCGCGTGGTGTAATTGCGCAAGA contains:
- a CDS encoding M4 family metallopeptidase encodes the protein MTHRCNPLYCIIPPHILRNVAERGNSNQKASAWRALSISDQIRGHRQALAPIAPLLMTPLIGAKGRSVYDAQHEDELPGKLVRNEGDLPTGDPAVDEAYDGAGATYDLYMEIFERNSIDDRGMRLISTVHFLKGYDNAFWNGQQMVYGDGDEDMPEQDRLWNRFTSSIDVIGHELTHGVTQFEANLAYRFQSGALNESMSDVFGSLVKQRTQNQTADRADWLIGEGLFTSNVNATAIRSMKAPGSAYDDPVLGKDPQPAHMKDYKKLAFWEDNGGVHINSGIPNHAFYRVATELGGHAWEKAGMIWYVALRDRIRWNSGFQSAANHTFQVAGELFGPGSKEQQAVKNGWSQVGINIEVKLKKAAA